The stretch of DNA GAAGCAAAAAAAGGAACTACACTCATGCCAGCCAGCACAAGTCATACAGATACTGTACACAAGTCAAATCAATACTGTGTTTCAGGTTTGGCAtccacataaacagttttgtttctgttttaaatcacacacttgtcaataaactatacagacatgctaaccagcattgattaaggcacacacttgagtcaaaaagctatggcattaacataagcagtgttgaatcttgTTTCAAACTGCACATTTCAGTCAAAAAGCGAGTGAATCGGTGTTTCAATCATTAGCAAAATTAATACTGCTGTTGAGTAAATCTCGGTGTCTTCCTCCAGCGTCGACTTTCGGAATTCTGAAAAATGCAAGAGCATTTTCCTTGTTGCTTCGGCTTGTGCAACCGATTATGCAACAAGTATTCACCATCTTGAATGAAATTTAGCCAAATCGTCGACGCAAATACGGAATCGCCGCAGCGAAACTTCGCGATCGGCACCACGCTTCCATGTTTTCGCTAAGCGGCGCGGTGGCTTCTTGCCCTCCAAGCCCCGGTGCgcacgaagtgatgacgtcaatagGGAGACCTCCATTAGTGGCGCattgagacttaatgccgtgtgagatggaatttttttaaaaactttattccaagtcccacgggtatgtgatggacatttttatctatgcctatacaattttgccaggaaaggctTCACAAAAAAATGACttccaaaacaataaaattacacttcttcttcttaaatTAGTGAGAAAATCCCTGTACAAGGCAACTACCCTCATTGGGTTGGTGCGCCTAATTTTCCCAGAGTGAAAGATAGTGGATAGTGTACAGGTCTATGGAAATAAAAACATGGGTGGGttggtacacacacaaaaacaacaacacgtgaAACACATGTGTTGTTTTGAATATAATCTGAAGGACCAAACGATGGTATAGGTCGCGTCTACTTTCATTCGTTATGAATACCAATGGCACTCTTTGTGAAGTTCTGCGAAGAACGTTGTGTAACTATTCAACCTGTCTCTGAAACTTTTCTCCTTCACAACTTTGCCCTTCAAAACAACTGTACACAAGACGGCCCACACACACTTATCACAATACTTACCTTCACAAAATGCCTCTTGATTTCTCTGTTGATAACAGACCATGAATGATGTAAACGAAACATTCTGACGTGTAGTTAGCCGTAGAAGAAAGGGCAAACGATCTCACACTAGCAGACGGCCGGCATATATATTACCGGAAGCATGCGTTAGTTAACAGAGCATGTCTGTACCTCTTTTACCAAAGAATGAACAGGGGAGATAACTGCCCtagtactttttacatttagtcaaattttgactaaatgttttaacatagactgggaatagagacgagggtgtggtgtatgtgtatgtagaGTGATTCCAAGAAAACTGCTGAACCGAGTTTCATgcaactttacatgagagttccatCAGATTATACCCCCAgacttttttcgataaatttagtgaaagttgaggtggcactgtcacgccctcatttttcaatcaaattgatacacattttggtcaagctcTCTTCTatgaagcccggactatgtGATTGCCTTTTAGCTTCCAAGCTTCCaaattaatcaatgagtttggtcattaaaagtctgaaaattattattataatCAAAATGTTAGTAAtcaatccaaaaatgatttaatCTTTTTCCTTATCATTTACAGATTTTAAtgttaatgagtttgctcattaaaaatctgaacatttgAACTAAAATGAAACTTTAAGTAATCGATcccaaaatgatttcatcttattccttatcatttcctgattccaaaaacatgtattCTAGGTTTGAATTGAAAACACCCTCAAaaagagaaaagcgcgcttACCTGTGAAGCGTATTATGCTACTGCAACATACATGGCTTGTCacttcaagaaaaaaaaaaagagcagagTGATatgataagataggaatacggaaaaatatttcttgggactcgacccttgcaggtagggaCTGAAAGTAgtatgtgaacagaacagaaccaattctggtcTGTTTACAActgcatgaaagcaggaaagagattgtcgtcagattgaattacaataacattgacatgcttccatttgaaccttttcggtcttcatcgtggattgacgccctcccaaagcctAATTGAAACCCTCCGTCGCTTTGCTccgtcgggcgtcaatccacaatgacgacctcgaagtttcaaatggaagcatgtcaaTGTTTAATTGTCTCGCGTTTATTGCATTCTGAGTTTGAcggattgactaaatgtagtaattttacTTCACGTGAGCATGTCTGTACCTCTTTTACCAAAGAATGAACAGGGGAGATACtagtactttttacatttagtcaagttttcactaaatgttttaacatagagggggaatcgagacgagggtcgtggtgtaaaGAGGAGTCCGGAAACACTGGAAAAAAcacctggatccgcccctgcattAAAAACTATACTAATTTTCCAACATATTTCAAGTGAGGAGACTGGAAAGGGATTAAGAGCGCAGTATTCAGACACTGTCTATTCCGAAGTCATGGGTTCAATTCCCATTCCTGTCTGTGAGTGACTGCGCCAGACCAGTGCCAGACAAAATAATGTTGCCAAACCCGTGCTAGGAAAAGATTAGTTGTGCCTGAGTGGGAGCACGTCCTCAAGGGGTGGTTCAAGGGTAAGAGTGGTTGTGCCAGGTGTGAATGCAGTGGTGCCAGACCGCTGTCTTAGTTTTTCCGAGAGTGGTGGTGTCAGAGCGGTTCTAGGCtaattgccccccggacaattgccccctggacaattgccccccgtgaCAATTGCCCCGTCTCTTTGTGTTTAGTGAACGTTGTCTTTGAAcaaaaatttattttaatttttttattgatttgttgTTATGCAGCATTCTGAGGAATGTTTAGTATTTTGATGTCAGTTTATCTCAATGATGCTCTctggttttcacacacacacaaccgcaaatacacacacacacactgagttcATGCAAGCATTGATGTCTGTTGACAGTTGTCAGAGAGGGAAGGGGGCAGTTATCCTCCCATggcggggggcagttgtccagGGGGCAGTTGTCCTAGGAGGACAGTTGTCAGGGGGCAAATAGCCTGCTACCTCAGGGCGACCagtgccagagagagagagagagtgagagttggtGTGGTGTGAGAGTGGTAAGAGCTTAGACAGTTGTGGTGCCTGAGAGCCAGGGTAATATTGCAAGAATGAGAGTTGGTTTTGTTGAGATTGGTGGTGCTAGAGTGGGAGTTGCCGAGGACGCCCAACTCGAGGATCCTGGGACCCCCAGTTTCTATTTTCAGAGGGTCCATGGATTCCctcagcggagttttagagggtcccaagagtccaAAGCCCTTGTGAACTTATAACAcattgtgaacacacacactttttactTGACTTCCTGTTCTTTTTATTTCACTggtgtttttttccttcaaacATGTCAGATTCCAAATACATGATGCAAACGTTCAAATATAATTGTGTtggtgtgcatgcatgtgcgtgtgtagCTTTCAGAAAAAGAGAACACTTTAAGATTCCATTCCCATGACTGAGAGATGCTAGCAGTGTATTGAGCAATAGTATTGACAGGCTTCCATTTGAACTTCCTGGTGATGATCGAGGATTGACACCCTCCCAAAGCCCAAAGCCCTCCTTCACTTCTCTCTCAATCAACAATCATCACCCCGAAGTTTCTAAGGGAAGCCAATGAATGTGTAAGTCCtcctcagacctgggaacccctgttttgcatgGAGTATTCCCAAACAAACTTTGTGTATTTTCAGGAAAATGAGTATACTCCACACATCATTTGAACATCGATGATTCAAGCATGCTTCACAGGTGTCCGTCGCactgttaattaagtttaccaatacagtgtacatttaaaacaaatgcttctttcggTGTTTGCTGATAAAAAAAAGTAATCAGGGGTCAAAATACCGTATCGGCtttgggatgcgcttgtgatgaaaagtagtctaggaattgttctcgtcatatttttttcccaccgacTCTACTGATCATGCGTACAtgatacggcgaaatcgtatgggttacCAGGTCTGCCTCCTCCATTCTGTCTGAAAACATCTGACTCTTTTAGTCGGTGGTGGTGCGAAGTTTTACTCCATTGCTTCGCTTAATCTGTGCCGCTATGTTTGCTCCCCACTATGTCGCCTGGTGTAACAATATCATTTTTCTCTCATGTAGTTTGGTGACCTAGGTAATTGTCAAAACACTGACAAAGTAATTCCTTTGTAGACCCACATTTTCAAATTGGTTCTTTGGCTCAGAATCACAGTTTAAAACTCCCATTATAACATACATGTAAACAGGGCAATCTGAATGTTTCcctaaaattaaaataaacaaacCTGAACCATACAGGTTCCtttgaatgtttcgttttgattTTCTCTTCAaactgtcccccccccccccctcttcaaaTAGAACTGAAATACATCATAAGGCACAGCACCAAACATTCTTCTTTCACTCACTCATACTAAAACTACTACAGAACCAGGTATCAAACAGATAACAAGCATGACATAAGCAGCTACACCAGCAGGTGTCAAAGACTGACATGGTCGATGAAAGCCACCTGGTCTCTGTCCACTACCCCCGGGGGCAAAACGTCCCGGAGAGGCAGACTGGCGAAGTGGTTGCGCAGGTGTTCCAGTGCCCTTTTGTTCTGACTGTGCAgctgtctctccccctccaGCTCGTACTCTGCCTTCACCAGCTCTTCCTGCAGCCTGTGGATGTGGTGTTCATAGCGCGTCTTGGCGTTCTCCTCCGCCAGCATCTTCTCTCTAGCAATCTGCAGGCAATTCACACCATTGCCATCATCTCTGGTTATAAGAATCCATGTAATGCAACTCTAAATGATGTATTCCTGGGTGGGCACCCAAATCAGCTATGGCAAATCTTGTCCGAATTTTGCATACTCTCTGTGCATAAGAAGTTTCACACATTTTGAATCTAAAATCTAGATAAGAATCTTAAACAGTTCATGGCattgtcatggttttgtctgaaCATGTTTCATACGACAAAGACAATCACAAGTTGATGTTACTTCCACTCACTGCATCAACACTAGGCTTTTGCATCAAATGGATGATTATTATCTGCACACTCATTTGCACTAATGGATTTTGGCTAGTCCTTCAAAGAAGCAACTACTCTGTCAACACAATCAGCACCTTCCCCAACAACCCATACTgagtcctgtctctctgtcactaaTAAAGGGAGACTTGACTAGGGAgtatatcattattattattattgtgatcatttttatgcgcctaatctagatatagccctaggcgcttacatattaatttctgggTATATGGTATATGGGTGGTAACTCACCAACAGTGCAACAACACTGACAGTGTAGAAAAGTTAACATCTGGCGTCATGTCATCCCTCAGTTTAGAAAATACAGTAATGTTTTAGAAGCATTACGGCTGAATCAGGCTCTAAAAGGCGCCTGAGCATTTGCAGCAGCCGATTTCCAAACGCCTATAGTGACTGTCAAACATTGCTCTCACCCTTTCTAATATAAATTGTAACAAAAGGCATTACTGTGCCAGTTACCCAGCAGGCAGATGTATTTAACAGAGACGAGTTGCCTACCAAAATAGCTTCTTGGGGCAGTGCGAAAAAATTGTGCTTGAAGTGCCCTTCACACAGATTTTGGATGTGCTTGCCTGCAGTGTGCACCGTTTTCCAAAATGGCGGCAGTGTTGGAACTGCGATGGCATTTACTGATTTAGCGGTTTCCTAGGCTTGGTTTTCAACGTGTACCGAGGGATCCAATGCTTTAGAAGGTTTAGTTACCCAGTAGCTAACCTTTCCATCAAAACAACGTTCTGTCTGACAATTTCACTTACCGAATCGTCTGCTAGCTCCAGTAGTAAAGCTTTCTTTCATATCTTGCATCATTGTTGTCTTTTTGTGTTTCATTATGATTTGTTGCATAGGCCAAACCGAGCGACTTAGCTCTGATTCTTATGCAACTCAGCTCGGTTCTCTACCATAGTATACACCAAACTCTGAGTAAAGAACCATTGGCCTGAGAAAAGCTTCACTGCACATGCAACCTGACAGTTAATCGTCACTTTCTGTGGCTTTATGCCGGTTTACATGTGCAGTTAAAACATAAACTGAGTTTTGCAAACAAAACCAGCAGactagagaaagagaggagcAAGCACCAGTCCTACCTCCTGACTGGCTTCCTGCAGTTGTATCTCCAGCTGCTGGCGAGCCATGCGCTCCTTGTCCAGCGCTATCCTGTGCTCCTGGTTCTCCTGCATCATGCGCAGCTTCTCCTGGTCAATCTCACGCCACATCTCCGTCACCGCCTCCAGCTTCATCACCATCGACCGCACCTCCAGCTGGAGTTCCTCACAGTGAATCTTTAACCTGAGGAATGCAATGGTAGCTCTTTTCAGTTGTATCAATGATTCAGgaatagagtgtgtgtgtgtgtgtgtgtatgtgttcaagtgtgtGTATGACTATTATGTATGTGTATCTATGCGGGTGTGgcatatgtgtgtctgtgtgggcgTCTGGTATctgtgtgcatgttttgaaaAGGTGGTAGTATATGTGTTCTGAAGATGTCACATATTTAACGTTGTGAGGACAAATTGATGTTACATTGTCAGGTCTACGCCTTCCCAAAccaaatacagtcaaacctgcccacAATGACCAGCCATGTGACCAACCAAGAGTGGTCCatacagacaggtggtcgctatggaaaggtgaatgatATAGAAGAAAAACTCGTCTGGGATCCGTGGTAGTTGTGGGCAGGTTGGTGCTGTTGAGAGGTGGTAGTTGTGGGCAGGTTGGTGCTGTTGAGAGGTGGTAGCAAGGGCAGGTTCCACTAGGCATGGTAGGCATATTTTAAAATCCTTCTTGaattacacatacatacaacaagTAACAATGTTGAAAGTTAAAGTTAAATGATCTACGTAAGTCACATGAGTAAACATGATAAAGTAAGAGAAATAGAATGTCACATGCCTGTGATTGGCCTTTGTGGCTTCTGTCAGTTTTTTGGACTTAATGTCTAACAGTGTGCCCTGTGACGCCAGCTTTTCCTCCAGTTCTGCGTTGTGGCGCTGAGTCTGTCGCAGCTTGACCTCCAGGCCAGACAGCTGGCTCTTGGCAGCTCGGAAAACACCGCGCAAAACAGACAGCTCCTCAGCGTTCCAAATCGCAGAGTCTTGAAGATTCACCCTTTTACTGTCAGCTGtagtctctgtgtgtctcttctTTGTCGCTGAACCTGAAAGTAGTCATACCCAACTAGACACCTAAACAAAAGGGATACTGGTGGATAAATCATGTCGAAGGTTTAATTttaaatgaaacaaaacagacatgtctgtatttatcctacatacgtgagagagaacacccatgagataacaatatcatTCAATAGGCGACTTGCCCTATCGGCCAGCGCCGCGAAGTCACGCAATAAATCTGCAATACCTTGCGTGGTCTTGCGAGATCTGCCTCAAACTGAGGGCATGCTTTgatagctctgtgagaggttgcgTTTCAGTGCAGACactagacgggcgctgtggcggggtgggaagacgtcagcctcttaatcggaaggtcgagggttcgaatcccggccgcggtcgcctggtgggttaagtgtggagatttttttttgatctcccagatcaacttatgtgcagacctgctagtggcttatcccctttcgtgtgtacacacaagcacaagaccaagtgcgcacgaaaaagattctgtaatccatgtcagagttcggtgggttatagaaacacgaaaatacccagcatgcttcctctgaaagaggcgtatggctgccttaatggcggggtaaaaacggtcacatttcagtattttaaaaagcaactcttgtaaatctggtacgacacagcaagctatgtagtattctctctctctatgtatatatataagaaCAACTAgaaaattatcataatcaacgGACCAGCCATGAGGGAATGATTCAAATCTATGGACACTTGAGATTATCAGTACTAAATTCTATAATCTATCTAAACTTAAAATAATTCACCCCGAGGAAAGATGACTGATTATGAAATtgaaaaacaaaccaacaaatgtaTTACTTAAATCCAAAACAGGTTTTTTTCTGAGCATTATACTACTCAGTGTGCATGCAAAGTCGgtttataaaattaatgcacaAATGTGTCCATATTATTATATGCATGCATGTAGCTGTGAGAAGAAATAACGGCGCatcctagcactgtttgcagtCAATTTTTATGAAACTTAGAGTATCTGAACCAAATTACAAAGCCTTACCCTCACCTTCCTTTCCAGCCTGAGCCTTCTCTTTCTTCAGTTCTTCTTCCAGCTTGATCATCATGTGTACTCTTTCATACACATTCTTGATGGACTGGGGATCGAACGCTGACACCATCTTTATTCTTGGTCCCTCTTCCGTCACCTCATGCTTGCCGTCCAACACAGCTGCAGCATTGGCGTATGTAGGAGAAAACAGCTCCAGAATCCAGTCGCCTGCCCCTTGtggtcttttctctttttcctcatttttttCCTTGGCCTCTTCAGGAATGTGATGTTTACTGGAGTCCATTCTGGTTTGAGAATAAATTATGTTTGTTAATAATTAATTGGAAGTGCAATGCCTTTGGCAAAGTCAACCAGCCAAGGCATTGCATACCCCCActaaaggacacacacacaaacaaacaggcagacagacagacacgcacacacacacactatgaccaTGTTTCCCTTTTTCTCTCACAGTTTCgaactcacacagacagacatactaaGACAGACATACTAAAGTGGCTAagttttccctctctctctctctctgaagtcTCTctgctcacacgcacacacatgcagatgCACTTGTacatgttgtatgtatgtatacataaacatgaacatgcacacacatacggacagacacacacacactaaagtaAATGACCACGctttccctctcacacacacgagCGTGCTCTTGttgcacataaacacacacaaacatccactCAAATTATTTTAATATACACATGTAggtacacagtacacacacactttatattTTTGAAAGGAAGCAGAggctctgagagagagagagagagagagagagagagagagagagagagagagagagagagtgagagagagagaggagggggggggacatACTAGTTACCATCACCATGTGCTAGAATCatagagagagcgggagagagagcaGCCTTTGAAGTTTACAGAAGACACCAAATATAGTTGTGAATGAAAAATTATCAAAAAGGACGATAAACCTCACCTGTTGCAAATAACAGATCGGAATAGAGTGAAAACCCAGTAAATTTAGCCTTATCAGCCTTATTAGTCGTATTTTATTTTCAAGTTGCGtgagcagacctgtttacattttaaaTCTCGTCTCGGGGGTTGTAGTCTCAAGCAAGCGAGAGGTTGCAGATGAGCTTTGTCTCGGTGAGCCTAGAGAAGGGCTGGTAAACAAGGATTTTTGAAGCAAGCAAAGCAACTGACTAGACTAGATACTAGATAGACCGTTCATTTTTCTCTCCAACAAGACTTACAGAACGCCAGTATcatacttgttcttcttcttcttcttcttcgttcatgggcttagactcccacgttcactcattttttagcacgagtggatttttacgtgtatcagtgaccgtttttaccccgccattcaggcagcgtattacgccgatttcgggggaagtaTAGTTTTGGGGCCGGTCCGTACTGACACAGTCGGTGATCGTAGCGATCTCGATCTCCTAACAACGTATCAAACCGATTCCTTTCAGTGAAAGCGTATGACGACCAGCGACTGGGAACTAAAGCCTAGCCTGGTCGGTTCAAATAAACCGATCAGTTAAATAAAGTTTATTTTATTAGTTAGGCCCCTAAAGCCTCACTCAGCCTCacatgaggtttacagaacgatatATCTTACTTTCATCGTCGGAAATAAGCAGTTCAATACTTGCAATACTGCCAATAGCACGTTTACAACTGCattttaaatgacacagttcgtttgaatgtcacttagcttgcgtaaaccacactccagttttcgtggtttatttaaCCCAgtgagccatcgtggacccgtgggacccattttcctttttttctctcattatcagtttagtcgtcagtttgtggtcACACGGTTTAAATCAGCGCGACCCGCCGCTGTatcatctgcaatagcacgttattgtcagtgtacctctgaatctaaaatgcaacaaacgactgcgagtcacacgaacttatcggcggagCCGGTTGGCTTCAAAGTAGCGAGCGATAGGCAGAAAATTCAACTGCCGTCTTgggcaaacacgaccttgcgtgagcagcttccgggctcccttttttcaaactttcaaaacttcgaattgtactgttcttgttttgataaaaaaaaaagaattcattTATGATTtaggaatgtttgtgtaacaagctgtcaatttattatttagattttacaAGTTAGGTCTGGCGttaaaacgaggcgtccgatttgtTTTGAAGTAAATCCGGCTGgtcatgcaaaaataaattctttgaaaaatgctcgctctttatggagtgcacctaggatgttctcaagcggtaagtgtttaaacgaaagggtgtttgtactgtgtgtaaaagcctgacaagtgTCTTTGACCAAAAACTGAcagtttacgggaggctgagtgtgcctttaaacgcaCTGCTTACCAGGCTGTTCTCTCGGCCAGTCTGCGCTCCCGAACAGAGGCAGCTGGGCAGTGACATGAGACGGACATGACTGAGAACCGCTCTACGTGATCCAGGCCTTATCATCCAtgttttttacattcagtcaagtaataACTGAATGTCTTAACAAGAGTGGAGAGCGAGGTTTGTCTCCCGATGTAtgccgtgtgtctgtctgtctgtgaaaagCATTTCTCGAAAACTACCGAACggattgttgtgaaaaaaagtaTCATTTTTCTGTTCcttatcatttgctgattccaaaaatatacagTTTATGGTGTTTGTCGCTGAAAGTATGCTTACAATGAAGAAAATCTGTGAAAGGTATGCTTCATGAAGCCTGTATCCAACTTATCAAG from Littorina saxatilis isolate snail1 linkage group LG13, US_GU_Lsax_2.0, whole genome shotgun sequence encodes:
- the LOC138983683 gene encoding paramyosin-like isoform X1; the encoded protein is MDSSKHHIPEEAKEKNEEKEKRPQGAGDWILELFSPTYANAAAVLDGKHEVTEEGPRIKMVSAFDPQSIKNVYERVHMMIKLEEELKKEKAQAGKEGEGSATKKRHTETTADSKRVNLQDSAIWNAEELSVLRGVFRAAKSQLSGLEVKLRQTQRHNAELEEKLASQGTLLDIKSKKLTEATKANHRLKIHCEELQLEVRSMVMKLEAVTEMWREIDQEKLRMMQENQEHRIALDKERMARQQLEIQLQEASQEIAREKMLAEENAKTRYEHHIHRLQEELVKAEYELEGERQLHSQNKRALEHLRNHFASLPLRDVLPPGVVDRDQVAFIDHVSL
- the LOC138983683 gene encoding coiled-coil domain-containing protein 160-like isoform X2, which codes for MDSSKHHIPEEAKEKNEEKEKRPQGAGDWILELFSPTYANAAAVLDGKHEVTEEGPRIKMVSAFDPQSIKNVYERVHMMIKLEEELKKEKAQAGKEGSATKKRHTETTADSKRVNLQDSAIWNAEELSVLRGVFRAAKSQLSGLEVKLRQTQRHNAELEEKLASQGTLLDIKSKKLTEATKANHRLKIHCEELQLEVRSMVMKLEAVTEMWREIDQEKLRMMQENQEHRIALDKERMARQQLEIQLQEASQEIAREKMLAEENAKTRYEHHIHRLQEELVKAEYELEGERQLHSQNKRALEHLRNHFASLPLRDVLPPGVVDRDQVAFIDHVSL